ttgacttttatatcatttatttaaaataagaaaaaaaaaaacattgGAATAATGAAAAGATTTATACGAAtgcataataataaataataacaataataataataataatattttgaaaatgaattaattttaacaagtttcattattattttataattgcatttatttattttgaaagaattttttcttttctaaaaattttactttaaattttaataggaaatttttttttttttttgaacGTAGAATATCCTTGTACTCTCCCGAagaattttaaaataaataaatctgagtatttttaaaaatgagtaataaataaggaataacaaaaaaaaaagcagcttatatataaatatatataaataaataaataaatatatatatatatatatatatatatataatatttttatgttttatttgtatGGATGTATGTACATTAGGgatattttcataataatataataccaataaataatgttaataaaattattgtaaagtatatattggtgcatatatctatatatatatatctatatatatatatatatacacatatacatatatatgtttgtatatttatttaattattttttattctttatttatttttttttttttttataaaaatagagTCCGTAAGTTTTTCAAATAATGCTGAGCTGTACGAGTACATAAAGGACAAAAAGAATGATGTAGAAATAGTAGCTTGTATTATTACGAATTTGTTAGGAACCTATTTTAagtgttttttttatgtaaagGAGATTACATTAAATAAGTTAGAAAGTGGTTTTTCATTTGACGCGTCTTCTATTAAACTATGTTCAGATACCGAAGTAAGtgatttttttattaaagtAGATTATTCAACATGTTATTTGGAGGAATGTGATGgaaagaatatattaaatgtcATGTGTGATATAAAGAGATATAATGGttttgattattataaatgtcCAAGAAcaatattaaagaaaacATGTGAATTTGTTAAGAATGAAGGTATAGCAGATAAAGTTTGTATTGGAAATGAATTggaattttttatatttgataaagtaaattataatttagatgaatataatacatatttaaagATTTATGATAGAGAATCATTTTCTTgtaaaaatgatttatcTAGTATTTATGGTAATCATGTTGTAAATAAAGTTGAACGACTTAAAgatgatattaataatcctaataatgaatatttaattaatgaTGATAGTAAAAAAGTAAAGAAAAAATCCGGTTATTTTACTACAGATCCATATGATACTTCTAATATAATTAAACTTAGAATATGTAGAGcattaaatgatataaatattaatgtaCAAAGATATCATCATGAAGTTTCCACAAGTCAACATGAaatttctttaaaatattttgatgCTCTAACAAATGCTGATTTTTTACTTATTACAaaacaaattattaaaacaaCTGTTAGCTCATTCAATAGAACAGCTACCTTTATGCCTAAACCTTTAGTTAATGATAATGGAAATGGTTTGCATTgtaatatatctttatggaaaaataataaaaatatattctatCACAATGATCCGTCTACTTTCTTTTTATCAAAAGaatctttttattttatgtatgGTATAGTTAAACATGCTAAAGCTTTACAAGCCTTTTGTAACGCAACCATGaattcatataaaagatTAGTACCAGGTTTTGAAACTTGccaaaaattattttattcatttgGTTCAAGAAGTGCTGTTATCAGGTTATCTTTGATTAACTACAGTAATCCATCAGAAAAAAGAATTGAATTTAGATTACCTGATTGTGCTAACTCACCACATCTAGTTATGGCTGCTATTATTCTGGCAGGTTGTGATGGTATTAAATCAAAACAACAACCGCTGGTTCCATTTGAAAGTAAAGATAATCATTTCTATATTTCAAGCATATTTTCCAAATATGTACAACACCCagaaaattttaatattcttACTCATGCCTTGGAAGATTATGAATCCTTACACACCATTAA
Above is a genomic segment from Plasmodium reichenowi strain SY57 chromosome 9, whole genome shotgun sequence containing:
- a CDS encoding glutamine synthetase, putative; translated protein: MKSVSFSNNAELYEYIKDKKNDVEIVACIITNLLGTYFKCFFYVKEITLNKLESGFSFDASSIKLCSDTEVSDFFIKVDYSTCYLEECDGKNILNVMCDIKRYNGFDYYKCPRTILKKTCEFVKNEGIADKVCIGNELEFFIFDKVNYNLDEYNTYLKIYDRESFSCKNDLSSIYGNHVVNKVERLKDDINNPNNEYLINDDSKKVKKKSGYFTTDPYDTSNIIKLRICRALNDININVQRYHHEVSTSQHEISLKYFDALTNADFLLITKQIIKTTVSSFNRTATFMPKPLVNDNGNGLHCNISLWKNNKNIFYHNDPSTFFLSKESFYFMYGIVKHAKALQAFCNATMNSYKRLVPGFETCQKLFYSFGSRSAVIRLSLINYSNPSEKRIEFRLPDCANSPHLVMAAIILAGCDGIKSKQQPLVPFESKDNHFYISSIFSKYVQHPENFNILTHALEDYESLHTINESPEFKNFFKCEEPQSISFSLSESLDALEKDHAFLTVNNIFTEEMIQEYIKFKREEIEAYNKYVNAYDYHLYYGC